A region of Dehalococcoidia bacterium DNA encodes the following proteins:
- a CDS encoding nitroreductase family deazaflavin-dependent oxidoreductase — MSEYIPSPREWVADQVALYESSGGTEGLTLRDTGLPVIIVTNKGNKTGATRKTPLMRVMDGDNYVLVASMGGAPKHPVWYYNLKADRDVEIRDETQVFNMRVREIKDAEERARLWEIAVNTYPPYADYQNKTERVIPVFLAEPVS, encoded by the coding sequence ATGAGTGAATATATCCCAAGCCCTAGAGAGTGGGTTGCGGACCAAGTTGCTCTTTATGAAAGCAGTGGAGGGACAGAAGGCTTGACCCTTAGAGATACGGGTTTACCTGTGATAATTGTAACTAACAAAGGTAATAAGACAGGTGCCACGCGGAAAACACCTTTAATGCGCGTTATGGATGGAGATAATTATGTTTTAGTAGCTTCAATGGGCGGAGCTCCAAAACACCCAGTGTGGTATTACAACTTGAAGGCAGATCGTGATGTTGAAATACGAGATGAGACTCAAGTTTTTAATATGCGAGTAAGAGAAATCAAGGACGCTGAAGAGCGGGCACGTCTATGGGAAATTGCCGTTAATACATATCCTCCCTATGCGGACTATCAAAACAAGACTGAAAGGGTTATTCCCGTCTTTTTGGCTGAGCCAGTATCTTAG
- a CDS encoding PPOX class F420-dependent oxidoreductase: protein MSVLRAIHEEKYVRLTTFTRDGRKKHIPVWIALISDKCIGFTTVQNSWKVKRILHTSSVELIASDYSGNPLKDAKAVLGNARIVDGEEYREVVKAISSKYGWQYKMIALANRLRHFFRNGNLSSDCAIIVTFDKS, encoded by the coding sequence ATGAGTGTCTTAAGGGCTATTCATGAAGAAAAATATGTCCGTCTAACGACCTTTACTCGCGATGGTCGTAAAAAGCATATCCCTGTCTGGATCGCATTAATTTCTGATAAATGCATTGGCTTCACTACCGTACAGAATTCATGGAAAGTGAAAAGAATTTTGCATACATCATCTGTCGAATTGATCGCCAGTGATTACAGTGGTAATCCGTTAAAAGACGCGAAGGCAGTTTTAGGGAATGCGCGAATTGTTGATGGGGAAGAGTATAGGGAAGTAGTAAAGGCAATAAGCTCGAAATACGGCTGGCAGTATAAGATGATTGCATTAGCTAATCGACTTAGGCATTTCTTTCGCAACGGCAACTTGTCCAGTGACTGTGCGATAATAGTTACTTTCGATAAGAGTTAA
- a CDS encoding Rieske 2Fe-2S domain-containing protein: protein MLSIEDNELMTRVGPGTPMGTLMRLYWMPAVLSAEVAKDGVPHRTRLLGEDLLVFRVSSGNVGVISPSCPHRGASLYFGRNEEEGLRCVYHGWKFDINGECVEMPSEPPESNFSSKVQLPHYIASERNGVIWIYMGPDQDNPPELPQLEWNMVPESQVYLSKRVAQNNFMQTIEGEIDSSHSGFLHRQFDKPYRGSSSGMPSMNANDVGTLVGDPKAQISLPNSQQGMVYKMRDKHPRFETLDTDYGVLIGARRNAEEDSFYWRITNFYMPFHTMIPPYGENPVLSGHSYMPMDDHHVLALCFTYNPKEPLTEGQLDYLNFGPRPGQQGLHPTVDAFLPALTKPEGAWWPKHNIENDFNIDWEAQKTDRFSGLPGTWPQDSGMQETMGFIYDRSREHLGISDTAIIRTRKRLIQAAKNLRDYGITPSSVDDSGVYYTRSAAVVLPRAIDWVEGSLSSRVASPGVNHAAV from the coding sequence ATGCTTAGTATCGAAGATAATGAACTGATGACTCGTGTAGGGCCGGGTACACCTATGGGTACGCTTATGCGACTGTACTGGATGCCTGCGGTATTATCCGCTGAAGTTGCAAAAGATGGAGTACCTCATCGTACTCGATTGCTTGGTGAAGACCTTCTTGTTTTCAGAGTGTCTTCAGGTAACGTTGGAGTTATTAGCCCTAGCTGCCCGCATCGTGGAGCATCATTGTATTTTGGGCGTAACGAAGAAGAAGGTTTGCGCTGCGTTTACCATGGCTGGAAATTTGACATTAATGGTGAATGTGTTGAGATGCCTTCTGAGCCGCCCGAATCAAATTTTAGCTCTAAAGTTCAACTTCCCCACTACATTGCTTCCGAACGAAATGGAGTGATCTGGATATATATGGGGCCTGACCAGGACAACCCTCCTGAATTGCCTCAGCTTGAATGGAATATGGTTCCGGAGTCCCAAGTTTATTTAAGCAAGCGTGTTGCTCAAAATAATTTTATGCAAACCATTGAAGGGGAAATTGATTCTTCACATTCAGGTTTTTTGCACCGTCAATTTGATAAGCCTTATCGAGGATCTTCATCTGGTATGCCCAGCATGAACGCGAACGACGTAGGTACCTTAGTTGGCGACCCCAAGGCGCAGATTTCTTTGCCTAATAGCCAACAGGGAATGGTTTATAAAATGCGTGACAAGCACCCGCGTTTTGAGACATTAGACACAGATTATGGAGTACTGATAGGTGCCAGAAGAAATGCTGAGGAAGATTCGTTCTATTGGCGCATAACCAATTTTTATATGCCGTTTCACACGATGATACCTCCCTATGGTGAGAACCCCGTGCTAAGTGGTCATTCATATATGCCTATGGATGATCACCACGTCCTTGCTTTGTGCTTTACCTACAATCCCAAAGAACCTTTGACTGAAGGGCAGCTTGATTATTTAAATTTTGGTCCAAGACCTGGACAGCAGGGTCTGCACCCTACAGTGGATGCATTTTTGCCTGCTCTTACAAAACCCGAAGGGGCTTGGTGGCCTAAGCACAATATAGAAAATGATTTCAATATTGATTGGGAAGCACAGAAAACTGATCGTTTTTCTGGTTTACCAGGCACATGGCCACAAGATTCGGGAATGCAGGAAACGATGGGTTTTATCTATGATCGTAGTCGCGAACATCTAGGGATCAGTGATACGGCGATTATCCGCACTCGAAAAAGATTGATTCAGGCTGCTAAAAATCTAAGAGACTACGGGATAACGCCATCTTCAGTAGATGATTCAGGTGTTTACTACACACGTTCAGCTGCGGTAGTTTTACCGCGAGCTATAGATTGGGTTGAAGGATCCCTCAGCTCAAGAGTGGCGAGCCCAGGTGTCAATCACGCAGCTGTGTAG